From a region of the Deltaproteobacteria bacterium genome:
- a CDS encoding addiction module antitoxin → MQKKLTVTIDEEVYEGLRTVIGPRKISRFIQELVRPHVVKRDMYAAYKEMAADQIRESEALEWAEATHLNL, encoded by the coding sequence ATGCAAAAGAAACTCACAGTGACCATCGACGAAGAGGTTTATGAGGGCTTGCGAACAGTCATCGGACCACGGAAAATCAGCCGCTTTATACAGGAGTTGGTACGCCCACATGTTGTAAAAAGAGATATGTACGCCGCGTATAAAGAAATGGCCGCTGATCAAATCAGGGAATCTGAAGCCCTTGAGTGGGCCGAAGCCACCCACCTCAATCTATAA
- a CDS encoding ORF6N domain-containing protein, with protein MADSVPTKKIASKIYVIRNTKVMIDRDLADLYGVETRVLNQAVRRNVKRFPEDFMFELTRLRFHRLG; from the coding sequence ATGGCAGATAGTGTACCGACGAAAAAGATCGCCAGTAAGATTTACGTCATCCGGAATACAAAGGTTATGATCGATAGAGATTTGGCTGATCTTTATGGTGTGGAAACAAGGGTGCTGAACCAAGCGGTACGAAGAAATGTTAAACGTTTTCCCGAAGATTTCATGTTTGAATTGACCCGCCTGCGTTTCCACCGCCTGGGGTAG
- a CDS encoding Fic family protein, whose amino-acid sequence MQNNLPEIVFASADKAESQRISRWVRTGLLRKLVPRVYTSNFKDSDRAIIGRNLYLILGKLFPGAILSHRTALEGGPADTGDIFLTYKYSRKAELPGFSVHLLKGPGPVEGDLPFLQGLFMSSAPRAFLENLQISRSRSSISKGLPRSEIENRLERICRIQGPEALNQLRDKARNTAVFLDMGPQFQMLNRIISAIMGTRPAGELSSPQSRASSLGMPYDPDRLEIFNHLFSFLAQTQLPVRKQTRLSEEQMHLAAFFDAYFSNFIEGTEFEIDEAHAIVFLHKVSHNRPEDAHDIMGTFRLVSNQEEMSKVPETFDDFISLVTSRHHTVMAARPEKMPGEFKREPNRAGQTRFVAPEEVRGTLLQGFEMSRAIEPGLPRAIFMMFMISEVHPFVDGNGRIARIMMNSELVHTGLCRIIIPVVFKDDYLQALRALSRTSHPGPLVKAMDFAHLFTSQMIFTSYDAAIRVLTACNAFKDPEDARLRLPGSIGASE is encoded by the coding sequence ATGCAAAATAATCTACCCGAAATCGTCTTCGCGTCCGCGGACAAGGCCGAGTCACAGAGGATCAGTCGCTGGGTGAGAACCGGCCTGCTGAGAAAGCTCGTCCCGCGTGTGTACACATCCAACTTTAAAGACAGCGACCGCGCGATTATCGGGCGGAACCTCTATTTGATCCTTGGCAAACTCTTCCCTGGGGCCATCCTCAGCCACCGCACCGCGCTTGAGGGCGGACCAGCTGATACCGGCGATATATTCCTGACTTACAAATACTCGCGAAAAGCGGAACTCCCCGGATTTTCCGTCCATCTCCTGAAAGGACCCGGGCCTGTGGAAGGCGACCTGCCGTTTCTTCAGGGTTTGTTCATGTCCTCCGCACCCCGGGCATTTCTGGAAAACCTGCAAATTTCACGGAGCAGATCCTCCATATCCAAAGGACTGCCGCGATCCGAGATAGAAAACCGACTGGAGCGCATCTGCCGAATTCAAGGCCCTGAGGCACTCAACCAACTTCGCGACAAGGCCCGCAACACGGCTGTCTTTCTCGATATGGGCCCTCAGTTCCAAATGCTGAACCGCATCATCAGCGCTATCATGGGTACGCGGCCTGCCGGCGAACTGTCTTCTCCACAGTCACGAGCCTCATCTCTGGGTATGCCATATGATCCGGATAGGCTGGAGATTTTCAATCATCTGTTCTCCTTTCTGGCCCAAACACAACTCCCCGTGAGAAAACAAACACGGCTTTCGGAGGAACAAATGCATTTGGCGGCGTTTTTTGACGCCTACTTCTCGAACTTCATCGAGGGGACTGAATTCGAAATCGATGAAGCCCATGCCATTGTTTTTCTGCACAAGGTGTCCCACAATCGACCTGAGGACGCCCACGATATCATGGGAACATTTCGTCTCGTATCCAATCAGGAGGAAATGTCTAAGGTGCCTGAAACATTTGATGATTTCATCTCTCTCGTCACATCGCGCCACCACACAGTAATGGCGGCGCGTCCCGAAAAGATGCCTGGCGAGTTCAAGCGGGAACCCAACCGGGCCGGCCAAACGCGCTTTGTGGCCCCTGAAGAGGTGAGGGGCACCTTGCTCCAAGGTTTTGAGATGAGCCGTGCGATTGAGCCGGGGCTTCCCCGCGCCATATTTATGATGTTCATGATCTCCGAAGTTCACCCGTTCGTGGACGGCAATGGGAGAATCGCCAGAATCATGATGAATTCCGAGCTGGTGCACACGGGTTTGTGCCGGATCATCATTCCTGTCGTGTTTAAAGACGATTACCTTCAGGCCCTCAGGGCCTTATCAAGAACCAGCCATCCGGGACCTCTCGTGAAAGCCATGGATTTCGCCCATCTTTTCACCAGTCAGATGATCTTTACGTCATACGATGCGGCCATAAGGGTGCTGACGGCATGCAACGCCTTTAAGGACCCGGAGGACGCGAGGCTCAGGCTGCCAGGTTCAATCGGAGCAAGTGAATAG
- a CDS encoding hydrogenase iron-sulfur subunit — protein sequence MCNWCTYGAADLAGVSRLSYPPNIRPLRVMCSATVSPHHILRALQDGADGVLVGGUHIGDCHYLYGNYMTVKRMTFLQELLGLLGLQERVHLAWISSAEAQRFVEVVTTFTEKIKSLGPNPLLAYSDAPRAVNWA from the coding sequence ATGTGTAACTGGTGCACCTACGGGGCGGCAGACCTGGCCGGCGTCAGCCGGCTGTCTTACCCGCCCAATATCCGGCCCCTGCGCGTCATGTGCTCGGCCACGGTATCCCCGCACCATATCCTGAGGGCCCTGCAGGACGGGGCCGACGGGGTCCTGGTGGGGGGCTGACACATCGGCGACTGCCATTACCTGTATGGTAATTACATGACCGTGAAGCGGATGACATTCCTTCAGGAATTGTTGGGACTGCTGGGCCTTCAGGAAAGGGTCCATCTGGCATGGATCTCATCGGCCGAGGCCCAGAGATTCGTGGAGGTGGTCACGACGTTTACCGAAAAAATTAAATCACTGGGGCCGAATCCGCTGTTGGCGTATTCCGACGCGCCGCGGGCTGTTAATTGGGCGTGA
- the fdhF gene encoding formate dehydrogenase subunit alpha, giving the protein MECKLVPSVCSYCGTGCGVLFEVINNRIVGTLPMKTHPVNEGKLCIKGWNLHEHVNSILRLKQPLVKTFGRFIKTDWDEAIKLTADRFREIIDKYGPDSIGVLVSAKITNEENYLAQKLARAVIGTNNVDHCARLUHASTVAGLAAAFGSGAMTNSVADIEDAGCIFIIGSNTTACHPLIARRVMRAKEKGAKLIVADPRHIQLSRFADVAVTHRLGSDVALLNGMMHLIIKNGWHAKEYIAARTEDFDALEKKVGAFTPEKVQAITGVAPKDLEEMVRLYATHSPGSLLYAMGITQHTTGVDNVKSCCNLAMLCGYVGVRGGGVNPLRGQNNVQGACDMGGLPNVMTGYQPVADEGVREKFSKAWGAPLPATPGLTITDMVPAMLEGKLKGLYVIGENPKLSDPDWNHFNHALKKLDFLVVQELFLSETAQVADVVLAGASVAEKEGTFTNTERRCMRIRKAIEPIGNTLPDWEIISRLSTAMDYDMRYENPEEIFNEMAALTPKSYAGMTYQRMGLDGLQWPCPDKDHPGTPYLHKDQFTRGKGKFFALDYKDPAELPDEEYPYFLTTGRMFAHFHTGTMTRISPHLDAEQKTGYVDINPEDAETLDVKDGDVVVLSSRRGDIEAPARLTRSVVPGTLFLPIHFGEVPTNVLTNAEAVDPLAKIPEFKVGAVRVQKLVL; this is encoded by the coding sequence ATGGAGTGCAAATTGGTGCCGTCGGTCTGTTCCTACTGTGGAACCGGCTGCGGCGTTTTATTTGAGGTGATCAACAACCGGATTGTCGGCACATTGCCCATGAAGACCCACCCGGTCAACGAGGGGAAACTGTGCATCAAGGGGTGGAATCTTCACGAACATGTCAACAGCATCCTGCGGCTCAAGCAGCCCCTGGTCAAGACCTTCGGCCGGTTCATCAAGACGGACTGGGACGAGGCCATAAAGCTCACTGCGGATCGTTTTCGAGAGATTATCGACAAATACGGACCGGACAGCATCGGGGTCCTGGTCTCGGCCAAAATAACCAACGAAGAAAACTACCTGGCCCAGAAGCTTGCCCGCGCAGTCATCGGGACCAATAACGTGGATCACTGCGCGAGGCTCTGACACGCCTCCACGGTGGCAGGTCTTGCCGCCGCGTTCGGGAGTGGGGCCATGACCAACTCCGTTGCCGACATAGAAGATGCCGGATGTATCTTTATCATCGGTTCCAATACCACGGCATGCCACCCCCTGATCGCCAGGCGGGTCATGCGGGCCAAGGAAAAGGGGGCCAAACTCATTGTGGCCGATCCGAGGCACATCCAGCTCTCGCGCTTTGCCGATGTGGCCGTTACCCACCGGCTGGGGAGCGATGTGGCCCTCCTCAACGGAATGATGCACCTCATCATTAAAAACGGCTGGCACGCCAAAGAGTATATCGCCGCCCGAACCGAAGACTTTGATGCCCTTGAAAAGAAGGTCGGTGCGTTTACCCCTGAGAAGGTCCAGGCCATCACCGGGGTGGCGCCAAAGGACCTGGAGGAGATGGTGCGGCTGTACGCCACCCATTCGCCGGGGAGTCTCCTCTATGCCATGGGGATCACCCAGCACACCACCGGCGTGGACAATGTCAAGTCGTGCTGCAACCTGGCCATGCTCTGCGGATACGTGGGGGTGCGCGGGGGCGGCGTCAATCCCCTGAGGGGGCAGAACAATGTACAGGGGGCCTGCGACATGGGGGGCCTCCCCAATGTCATGACCGGGTATCAGCCGGTGGCGGACGAGGGCGTGCGGGAAAAGTTCTCCAAGGCCTGGGGGGCGCCGCTCCCGGCCACCCCGGGGCTGACCATTACCGACATGGTCCCGGCCATGCTGGAGGGAAAGCTGAAGGGGCTGTATGTGATCGGCGAAAACCCCAAACTGAGCGATCCGGACTGGAATCACTTCAATCATGCCCTGAAAAAACTGGATTTCCTGGTGGTCCAGGAGCTTTTTCTGTCAGAGACGGCCCAGGTGGCGGATGTGGTCCTTGCCGGGGCCTCGGTGGCTGAAAAGGAAGGGACCTTTACCAATACCGAGCGCCGCTGTATGCGGATCAGAAAGGCGATCGAACCCATCGGCAACACGCTCCCCGACTGGGAAATCATCAGCAGGCTCTCAACGGCCATGGATTATGACATGCGCTATGAGAACCCGGAAGAGATATTCAATGAAATGGCGGCATTGACGCCCAAGAGCTATGCGGGCATGACGTACCAGCGGATGGGGCTGGACGGGCTCCAGTGGCCCTGCCCGGATAAGGACCATCCGGGCACGCCCTATCTGCACAAGGACCAGTTTACCCGGGGCAAGGGAAAGTTCTTTGCCCTGGACTATAAGGACCCTGCGGAACTCCCGGACGAGGAATACCCCTACTTTCTGACCACCGGCCGGATGTTCGCCCACTTCCATACCGGCACCATGACCCGGATTTCCCCGCATCTGGATGCGGAACAGAAGACAGGGTATGTGGATATCAACCCGGAAGATGCAGAGACCCTGGATGTGAAGGACGGAGACGTGGTGGTCCTCTCCTCCCGCAGGGGCGATATCGAGGCCCCGGCCCGGCTCACCCGTTCGGTGGTGCCCGGCACCCTCTTCCTTCCCATTCACTTCGGCGAGGTGCCCACCAATGTCCTCACCAATGCGGAGGCCGTGGATCCCCTGGCCAAGATCCCGGAGTTCAAGGTCGGCGCGGTGAGGGTGCAAAAGCTCGTCCTGTAA
- a CDS encoding 4Fe-4S binding protein: MPLLSRRLSMNNEIKSWLEQGTIDVFLGYREVDHHPLPWCFTRERLEEVDDLVVSPARYSLEKIATHMAAEDPDIKIGLLARDCNRRALNVLYVWNQLRPEQISTVDVNCCPSRLKEHADCSYLEPKTIGAYKKEVGIDNTLRLNEAEAYGPEEGRNRWMYEFQKCIKCYGCRNICPVCFCRECSLEHSDLVGTGPLLPDIPVFHLVRAVHMAGRCIDCGLCEDACPMDIPLRLLYQKVNQIVMDLFDYDTGSSADQPPFSILGDKVTLQPKPIQPVIGAEA, from the coding sequence ATGCCTCTCCTTTCAAGGAGACTTTCTATGAATAACGAGATCAAATCCTGGCTTGAACAGGGAACCATTGACGTGTTTTTAGGGTACAGGGAGGTGGACCATCACCCCCTCCCCTGGTGCTTTACCCGGGAGCGGCTGGAAGAGGTGGACGACCTGGTGGTGAGTCCGGCCCGGTATTCCCTGGAGAAGATCGCCACCCATATGGCGGCGGAAGATCCGGATATCAAAATCGGCCTGCTGGCCCGCGACTGCAACCGGCGGGCATTGAATGTATTATATGTCTGGAATCAACTGCGGCCGGAACAGATTTCCACCGTGGATGTCAATTGCTGTCCATCGAGGCTGAAGGAACATGCCGACTGCTCCTATCTGGAGCCGAAAACAATCGGCGCCTACAAGAAGGAGGTGGGCATCGACAACACCCTTCGATTAAATGAGGCGGAGGCCTATGGCCCGGAAGAGGGGCGCAACCGGTGGATGTATGAATTCCAGAAATGCATCAAGTGCTACGGGTGCCGGAATATATGCCCGGTCTGTTTCTGCAGGGAGTGCAGCCTGGAGCACAGCGATCTTGTGGGGACCGGCCCGCTCCTGCCGGACATCCCTGTCTTTCATCTGGTGAGGGCCGTTCACATGGCGGGCCGCTGCATCGATTGCGGGTTGTGCGAAGATGCCTGCCCCATGGACATTCCGCTGAGGTTGCTCTATCAGAAGGTCAACCAGATCGTCATGGATCTGTTTGACTACGACACCGGGTCCAGCGCGGATCAGCCCCCCTTCAGCATATTGGGGGATAAGGTGACCCTCCAACCGAAACCGATTCAACCCGTTATAGGGGCGGAGGCATAA